A genomic segment from Stappia indica encodes:
- a CDS encoding SDR family NAD(P)-dependent oxidoreductase: MAKEAPFHGRHALVTGGTRGIGLAIARRLIAGGASVTILGRNAERAAATAQEIGAAGFAAADVTDRDALTEALRKAEAEQGRISILVNNAGQAESAPFLKTSPERFERMFSLNLMSIVNACHAVLPNMIEAREGRIVNVASTAGLKGYRYVSAYVAAKHAVIGLTRSLALETAEAGVTVNAVCPGFADTDLVRESVARIREKTGREEADIIADMVRDNPQKRLIDPDEVADTVAWLAGEAARSVTGQAIAVAGGEVM, from the coding sequence ATGGCGAAAGAGGCTCCGTTTCACGGCCGTCACGCCCTGGTAACCGGGGGAACGCGCGGTATCGGGCTTGCCATCGCCCGTCGGCTGATTGCCGGGGGCGCGTCCGTCACCATCCTTGGCCGCAATGCCGAGCGGGCTGCTGCAACGGCGCAGGAGATCGGTGCTGCGGGTTTTGCCGCCGCCGATGTCACCGACCGGGACGCCTTGACGGAAGCGCTTCGCAAGGCCGAAGCGGAGCAAGGTCGGATCTCCATCCTCGTCAACAACGCGGGGCAGGCGGAGAGCGCTCCCTTCCTCAAGACGTCGCCCGAGCGCTTCGAACGGATGTTCTCCCTCAACCTGATGAGCATCGTGAACGCCTGCCATGCGGTCCTGCCGAACATGATCGAGGCCCGCGAGGGGCGCATCGTCAATGTCGCCTCCACCGCCGGGCTCAAGGGCTATCGCTATGTCTCGGCCTATGTGGCCGCCAAGCATGCGGTGATCGGCCTGACGCGGTCCCTGGCACTGGAAACGGCCGAAGCCGGCGTGACCGTCAACGCGGTCTGCCCGGGGTTCGCCGACACGGATCTCGTGCGCGAGAGCGTTGCCAGGATCCGCGAAAAGACGGGCCGCGAAGAGGCGGACATCATCGCCGACATGGTTCGCGACAATCCGCAGAAGCGGCTGATCGACCCGGATGAAGTGGCCGACACGGTTGCCTGGCTGGCGGGAGAAGCTGCCCGTTCGGTGACGGGGCAGGCGATCGCGGTCGCCGGCGGCGAGGTGATGTGA
- a CDS encoding ABC transporter ATP-binding protein — protein MADPILQLQDLTKAYGALKVTDHVSLDVLPGEIHAIIGPNGAGKTTLIGQISGSLRPDGGSIRFAGEDVTHLPMHARARAGLARSFQITEILPTFTARENVALALQAKQGHSFRFLRNVSRDRDLNERALACLAELGLDHRADLPAGILSHGEKRALELAIAMACEPKLLLLDEPMAGTGREETDRLVEVLGQLKGRYAMLLVEHDMSAVFALADRISVLVYGQIIETGTPDQIRASTKVREAYLGEEAA, from the coding sequence ATGGCTGATCCGATCCTGCAGCTTCAGGACCTCACCAAGGCCTATGGCGCGCTCAAGGTCACCGACCACGTATCGCTCGACGTGCTGCCCGGCGAGATCCACGCGATCATCGGCCCGAATGGGGCCGGCAAGACCACGCTGATCGGCCAGATCTCCGGCTCATTGCGCCCGGATGGCGGCAGCATCCGCTTCGCCGGCGAGGACGTGACCCATCTCCCTATGCATGCAAGGGCGCGCGCTGGCCTGGCACGCTCCTTCCAGATCACCGAGATCCTGCCGACCTTCACGGCCCGCGAGAATGTTGCACTGGCACTGCAGGCGAAACAGGGCCACTCGTTCCGCTTTCTGCGCAACGTATCGCGCGACCGCGACCTCAACGAGCGCGCCCTCGCCTGCCTTGCCGAACTGGGGCTCGACCATCGCGCGGACCTGCCGGCCGGCATCCTGTCGCATGGCGAAAAGCGCGCGCTGGAGCTCGCCATCGCCATGGCCTGCGAGCCCAAGCTGCTGCTGCTCGACGAGCCGATGGCCGGCACGGGGCGTGAGGAGACCGACCGCCTGGTCGAGGTCCTCGGCCAGTTGAAAGGCCGTTATGCGATGCTCCTTGTCGAGCACGACATGAGCGCGGTTTTCGCGCTTGCCGACCGCATCTCGGTCCTCGTTTACGGACAGATCATCGAGACCGGCACGCCGGACCAGATCCGCGCCAGCACCAAGGTGCGGGAAGCCTATCTCGGCGAGGAGGCCGCCTGA
- a CDS encoding DUF418 domain-containing protein: MDQSIRRTSIDAAASATGSSRLVVLDALRGLAALGILWRNIFVFGMPAVAFSLPEEWGEAVVSNVASWLFVVIFVDGTMRGLFSLIFGATAILLMERHARNPGGLLAADLYFRRLMWLIAFGIIHGYLLLWPHDVLYVYGLLGMFLFVFRNLSGRKLLAIALVIFAISSLKDGTGLSLDQISSDAFEAAQSEQVLPDEGTGAQPNVAGQPPLAPPQDNAQQEAEQQESEDEAAMFEELERMALAEMDERLAGYTEVVRNLAPETFQEQTTLFFTDHILDVGAMMFFGMALYRLGAFSGSWTAGQYAAMALAGLSGGILLGFLVHGTNAIPGFESWSLGSWDAYFYNLRRLLIGLGLIGLANLLARGGAGRVLLAPFVAVGKIPLTVYIGQTVICGVVFYGFGFGLFGSMEHHQLLMVALGINVAQILLALAWQRTGRQGPLEWLLRWLVQQGPQASTDGDRKA, encoded by the coding sequence GTGGATCAAAGCATCCGTCGGACCAGCATCGATGCGGCCGCAAGCGCGACCGGGTCGAGCCGGCTGGTCGTGCTGGACGCCCTGCGCGGCCTTGCGGCCCTCGGCATCCTGTGGCGCAACATCTTCGTCTTCGGCATGCCGGCGGTCGCCTTCTCCCTGCCCGAGGAATGGGGCGAGGCCGTCGTCTCGAATGTCGCTTCCTGGCTGTTCGTCGTCATCTTCGTAGACGGAACCATGCGCGGGCTGTTCTCGCTGATCTTCGGCGCGACGGCGATCCTGCTGATGGAGCGGCACGCCCGCAATCCGGGGGGATTGCTGGCAGCCGACCTTTATTTCCGCCGATTGATGTGGCTGATCGCCTTCGGCATCATCCATGGGTATCTGCTGCTGTGGCCGCATGACGTGCTCTACGTCTACGGTCTTCTGGGCATGTTCCTCTTCGTCTTCCGCAATCTGTCGGGCCGCAAGCTGCTGGCCATCGCCCTCGTGATCTTCGCAATCTCCTCGCTGAAGGACGGGACGGGCCTGTCGCTCGACCAGATCTCGAGCGATGCGTTCGAGGCGGCCCAGAGCGAGCAGGTGCTGCCGGACGAGGGAACCGGCGCGCAGCCGAATGTCGCCGGCCAGCCTCCGTTGGCACCGCCCCAGGACAACGCGCAGCAGGAAGCGGAACAGCAGGAGAGCGAGGACGAGGCGGCCATGTTCGAGGAGCTGGAGCGCATGGCTCTGGCGGAGATGGATGAACGCCTAGCCGGCTATACCGAAGTGGTTCGCAACCTTGCTCCCGAAACATTCCAGGAGCAGACAACGCTGTTCTTCACCGACCACATTCTCGATGTCGGCGCGATGATGTTCTTCGGCATGGCCCTGTATCGCCTGGGAGCCTTCTCGGGCAGCTGGACCGCAGGGCAGTACGCGGCGATGGCTCTCGCCGGCCTTTCGGGCGGCATCCTCCTCGGTTTCCTGGTCCATGGCACCAACGCGATTCCCGGATTCGAGAGCTGGTCGCTCGGATCGTGGGATGCCTATTTCTACAATCTTCGGCGACTGCTGATCGGTCTGGGCCTGATCGGCCTGGCCAATCTGCTGGCGCGCGGCGGCGCGGGACGGGTCCTGCTCGCGCCCTTCGTGGCGGTCGGCAAGATCCCCCTCACCGTCTATATCGGCCAGACGGTGATCTGCGGGGTCGTTTTCTACGGCTTCGGTTTCGGCCTGTTCGGATCGATGGAGCACCATCAGCTTCTGATGGTCGCACTCGGCATCAACGTCGCGCAGATCCTCCTCGCCCTCGCCTGGCAGCGCACGGGACGTCAGGGCCCGCTGGAATGGCTGTTGCGCTGGCTGGTCCAGCAAGGGCCGCAGGCATCCACAGACGGCGACCGGAAAGCTTGA
- a CDS encoding branched-chain amino acid ABC transporter permease, with translation MSATLLAVQTLNGLQLGILLFLIAAGLTLVFGVMDFINLAHGVQYMLGAYLAVTGYSLTGTFWGALLFGVLGALVVGLVLELLVFRHLYDRDHLDQVLATFGIILFLNEAVRTIWGSTPLTLPMPDLLSGSFELMDGLLYPVYRIALIVAGLVVAAVLYVLVTHTRAGMLVRAGATNAPMVAALGVDIRRLFMLVFGFGTMLAGFAGILAAPILVVEPGMGDNLLILAFVVIVIGGIGSIRGAFIAALIVGLVDTLGRGFATDIAKLVMSPSAANSVGPAIASMLIYLLMAAVLFFRPTGLFPARGG, from the coding sequence TTGAGCGCCACCCTTCTTGCCGTCCAGACCCTGAACGGCCTGCAACTCGGCATCCTGCTGTTCCTGATCGCTGCGGGCCTGACGCTGGTCTTCGGCGTCATGGATTTCATCAACCTGGCGCACGGCGTGCAGTACATGCTCGGGGCCTATCTCGCGGTCACCGGATACAGCCTAACCGGCACCTTCTGGGGTGCCCTGCTGTTCGGCGTGCTGGGCGCTCTCGTCGTCGGGCTGGTTCTCGAGCTGCTGGTGTTCCGGCATCTTTACGACCGGGACCACCTTGACCAGGTGCTCGCGACCTTCGGCATCATCCTTTTCCTCAATGAGGCTGTCCGCACCATCTGGGGATCTACTCCGCTGACCCTGCCGATGCCCGACTTGCTGAGCGGCTCCTTCGAGCTGATGGATGGCCTGCTCTATCCAGTCTACCGCATCGCCCTGATCGTTGCCGGCCTGGTCGTCGCTGCCGTGCTTTACGTCCTCGTCACCCACACCCGTGCCGGCATGCTGGTGCGCGCCGGCGCCACCAATGCGCCGATGGTGGCCGCGCTCGGCGTCGATATCCGCCGCCTGTTCATGCTGGTCTTCGGTTTCGGCACGATGCTCGCAGGCTTTGCCGGCATCCTCGCCGCGCCGATCCTGGTGGTCGAGCCGGGCATGGGCGACAATCTTTTGATCCTGGCCTTCGTGGTCATCGTGATCGGCGGCATCGGCTCGATCCGCGGCGCCTTCATCGCCGCGCTGATCGTCGGGCTCGTCGACACGCTTGGCCGGGGCTTTGCCACCGATATCGCCAAGCTGGTGATGTCGCCGTCCGCCGCCAACAGCGTCGGCCCGGCCATCGCCTCGATGCTGATCTATCTCCTGATGGCTGCGGTCCTGTTCTTCCGGCCGACCGGCCTGTTCCCGGCGCGTGGAGGCTGA
- a CDS encoding enoyl-CoA hydratase family protein, producing MADAAVSAPHAGAQETYSITLPVREYQPTHFRLDVDGKTAVITLNRPERKNPLTFHSYAELRDLFRALQFDEEVKTVVVTGAGGNFCSGGDVFEIIEPLLSRDMPGLLQFTRMTGELVKAMRACPQPIVAAIDGVCVGAGAIVAMASDLRVGTAGAKVAFLFNRVGLAGCDMGACAILPRIIGQGRASELLYTGRVMSGEEAERWGFFNRLASSETVLDEAKALADSLSAGPTFANAMTKRMLHMEWDMSVDQAIEAEALAQAVCMKTEDYRRAFEAFAAKQKPVFEGN from the coding sequence ATGGCTGATGCCGCCGTTTCCGCCCCGCACGCTGGCGCGCAGGAGACCTATTCGATCACGCTGCCCGTGCGAGAGTATCAGCCGACCCATTTCCGCCTCGACGTGGACGGCAAGACAGCGGTGATCACACTGAACCGCCCGGAGCGCAAGAACCCGCTCACCTTCCATTCCTATGCGGAGTTGCGCGACCTGTTTCGCGCCCTGCAGTTCGACGAGGAAGTGAAGACGGTGGTGGTCACTGGCGCCGGCGGCAACTTCTGCTCCGGCGGCGACGTGTTCGAGATCATCGAGCCGCTTCTGTCGCGCGACATGCCCGGACTGCTGCAGTTCACTCGCATGACCGGCGAACTGGTCAAGGCGATGCGCGCGTGTCCGCAGCCGATCGTCGCGGCCATCGACGGCGTCTGCGTCGGTGCCGGCGCCATCGTCGCCATGGCGTCGGACCTGCGTGTCGGGACGGCCGGCGCCAAGGTCGCGTTCCTGTTCAACCGGGTGGGCCTTGCCGGCTGCGATATGGGCGCTTGCGCCATCCTGCCGCGGATCATCGGGCAGGGGCGTGCCTCGGAGCTTCTCTATACCGGCCGCGTCATGAGCGGCGAGGAGGCCGAGCGTTGGGGCTTCTTCAACCGTCTGGCGTCGTCCGAAACCGTTCTCGATGAGGCGAAGGCGCTCGCCGACAGCCTGTCCGCCGGCCCGACCTTCGCCAACGCCATGACCAAGCGCATGCTCCACATGGAGTGGGATATGTCGGTCGACCAGGCCATTGAGGCCGAGGCGCTCGCGCAGGCGGTCTGCATGAAGACCGAAGACTACCGCCGGGCCTTCGAGGCCTTCGCAGCGAAGCAGAAGCCCGTCTTCGAGGGCAATTGA
- a CDS encoding bifunctional salicylyl-CoA 5-hydroxylase/oxidoreductase, translating into MRIEVIGGGPAGLYFAILMKKARPSARITVHERNRADDTFGFGVVFSDQTLETFEKYDRESYRAITENFAYWDDIAIHYKDASFRVGGNGFCGCSRRTLLLLLQERARELGVEMHFQADVPGIEQFPDADLIVAADGINSAVREAHRDHFRPSVDMRPNKFTWMGSTKPLDAFTFYFKETEHGIFIAHTYQYEPGRSTWVLETDPETFEKAGIGAMSEQESADFLEGVFAEELDGHKLLINRSMWRNFPMIRNARTTMGNVVLLGDAKSTAHFSIGSGTKLAMEDAIALYESVMRKPTIADALAHFEETRREEVEKTQHAADVSLVWFEHVKRYWHMDPVTFAFGVMTRSKAITYDNLELRAPDFVAAATRAFAEKVKASGLDVDTQNPTVPAFQPLRLREMQVANRFVVSPMCMYSAVDGMPQDFHLVHYGSRAMGGAGLVFTEMTCVSPTARITPGCAGLWTDEQQSAWTRIVDFVHGQSDAKICLQLGHAGRKGASKLMWEGMDRPLPEGEAWPILSASALPYYPESQTPKAMDRADMDAVKADFVAAVERAIACGFDMIELHCAHGYLLASFLSPVTNQRDDEYGGSIENRLRYPLEVFEAMRAAWPKDKPMSVRVSATDWIEGGITGDDSVVIARAFAQAGADLIDVSTGQTSPASSPVYGRMFQTSFADQIRNEAEIATMAVGAITSADQANTILAAGRADLIALGRPHLADPSFTLRAAGDYGVGDIFAPKQYQPGKFQLLRNAERAREELKELKLKAKPKTHNPAYREAAE; encoded by the coding sequence ATGCGTATCGAGGTCATCGGCGGCGGCCCGGCAGGGCTCTATTTCGCGATCCTCATGAAGAAGGCGCGCCCGTCGGCCCGCATCACCGTGCACGAACGCAACCGGGCGGACGATACGTTCGGCTTCGGCGTGGTGTTTTCCGACCAGACGCTGGAAACCTTCGAGAAATACGACCGCGAGAGCTATCGCGCCATCACCGAGAACTTCGCCTATTGGGACGACATCGCGATCCACTACAAGGACGCGAGCTTCCGTGTCGGCGGCAACGGTTTCTGCGGCTGCTCCCGCCGTACGCTGCTGCTGCTCCTGCAGGAGCGCGCCCGCGAACTGGGTGTGGAGATGCACTTCCAGGCGGACGTGCCGGGTATCGAACAGTTCCCCGACGCCGACCTGATCGTCGCAGCCGACGGCATCAATTCGGCGGTGCGCGAGGCGCATCGGGACCACTTCCGCCCGTCCGTCGACATGCGCCCGAACAAGTTCACATGGATGGGCTCCACCAAGCCGCTCGACGCCTTCACCTTCTACTTCAAGGAAACCGAGCACGGCATCTTCATCGCTCACACCTACCAGTATGAGCCGGGCCGCTCGACCTGGGTCCTGGAGACCGATCCGGAGACCTTCGAGAAGGCCGGCATCGGTGCGATGTCGGAGCAGGAATCCGCCGACTTCCTGGAAGGCGTGTTCGCGGAGGAGCTCGACGGCCACAAGCTGCTGATCAACCGCTCGATGTGGCGCAACTTCCCGATGATCCGCAACGCCCGCACGACGATGGGCAATGTGGTGCTGCTGGGCGACGCCAAATCGACAGCACACTTCTCCATCGGCTCCGGCACCAAGCTGGCCATGGAGGATGCCATTGCGCTCTACGAGAGCGTCATGCGCAAGCCGACCATTGCCGATGCGCTTGCCCATTTCGAGGAAACGCGCCGCGAGGAGGTGGAGAAGACCCAGCATGCGGCGGACGTGTCGCTGGTCTGGTTCGAGCACGTGAAGCGCTACTGGCACATGGACCCGGTGACCTTCGCCTTCGGTGTGATGACCCGCTCCAAGGCGATCACCTACGACAATCTGGAGCTGCGCGCGCCCGATTTCGTGGCGGCCGCGACCCGCGCCTTTGCCGAGAAGGTCAAGGCGTCCGGGCTCGACGTCGACACGCAGAACCCGACGGTGCCCGCCTTCCAGCCGCTGCGCCTGCGCGAGATGCAGGTCGCGAACCGCTTCGTCGTCTCGCCGATGTGCATGTATTCGGCCGTCGACGGCATGCCGCAGGACTTCCACCTCGTCCACTACGGCTCGCGCGCCATGGGCGGCGCCGGCCTCGTCTTCACCGAGATGACCTGCGTATCGCCGACCGCGCGCATCACGCCGGGCTGCGCCGGCCTGTGGACCGACGAGCAGCAGAGTGCATGGACGCGGATCGTCGACTTCGTCCACGGACAGTCGGATGCGAAGATCTGCCTGCAGCTCGGCCATGCCGGGCGCAAGGGTGCCTCGAAGCTGATGTGGGAGGGCATGGACCGCCCGCTGCCCGAAGGCGAGGCCTGGCCGATCCTGTCGGCGTCTGCCCTGCCCTACTATCCGGAGAGCCAGACGCCGAAGGCGATGGACCGCGCGGACATGGATGCGGTGAAGGCGGATTTCGTCGCCGCCGTCGAGCGGGCAATCGCCTGCGGCTTCGACATGATCGAGCTGCACTGCGCCCACGGCTACCTGCTGGCAAGCTTCCTGTCGCCGGTCACCAATCAGCGTGACGACGAATATGGCGGCTCCATCGAGAACCGCCTGCGCTATCCGCTGGAGGTGTTCGAGGCGATGCGGGCGGCATGGCCGAAGGACAAGCCGATGTCGGTCCGCGTCTCGGCGACGGATTGGATCGAGGGCGGCATCACCGGCGACGACAGCGTCGTGATCGCCCGCGCCTTCGCTCAGGCAGGAGCCGATCTCATCGACGTCTCCACCGGACAGACCAGCCCGGCGAGTTCGCCCGTCTACGGCCGCATGTTCCAGACGTCCTTCGCCGACCAGATCCGCAACGAGGCCGAGATCGCCACCATGGCGGTCGGCGCCATCACCTCGGCGGATCAGGCCAACACGATCCTGGCGGCTGGGCGTGCGGACCTGATCGCGCTCGGACGGCCGCATCTGGCGGACCCGTCCTTCACCCTGCGCGCGGCTGGCGACTATGGCGTCGGCGACATCTTCGCGCCGAAACAGTACCAGCCGGGCAAGTTCCAGCTGCTGCGCAATGCCGAGCGTGCTCGCGAGGAATTGAAGGAGCTGAAGCTCAAGGCGAAGCCGAAGACGCACAACCCGGCCTACCGCGAAGCCGCGGAATAA
- a CDS encoding ABC transporter substrate-binding protein encodes MKRMFTAAVAAAALGLTGMAAQAESLKIGFLATLSGPPAALGEHMRDGFLLGVKQAGGKLGGLDTEVQVVDDELKPDAALTKVRGLIERDQVDMLAGIVFSNVMMAVYKPIIDAEKIFVGGNAGPSPIAGKACSPYFFTTSYQNDQNHEAMGKYAEDAGYKRMVIMAPNYQAGKDSLAGFKRYFKGEIVDEMYTQLGQLDFSSELTKIAAAKPDAVFVFMPGGMGVNLVKQYAQAGLAGQVPFLSAFTVDETTLPATQDTALGLLSGAQWAPNLDNEANKAFVAAFEAEYGYVPSIYASQGYDAARLIDGAVKKAGGKADKAKLMAAMKEAPFESVRGDFKFNTNHFPIQDVYVVKAVKRDDGKYATETVEMVFDDKIDAYVGECGMN; translated from the coding sequence ATGAAGCGTATGTTCACGGCGGCAGTTGCCGCAGCGGCACTTGGCCTGACCGGCATGGCCGCTCAGGCCGAAAGCCTGAAGATCGGTTTCCTCGCCACGCTGTCCGGCCCGCCGGCCGCGCTTGGCGAGCACATGCGCGACGGCTTCCTGCTCGGCGTCAAGCAGGCGGGCGGCAAGCTCGGCGGCCTCGACACCGAGGTTCAGGTGGTCGATGACGAGCTGAAGCCGGATGCGGCTCTGACCAAGGTACGCGGCCTCATCGAGCGCGACCAGGTCGACATGCTGGCCGGCATCGTCTTCTCCAACGTGATGATGGCCGTCTACAAGCCGATCATCGATGCCGAGAAGATCTTTGTCGGCGGCAATGCTGGCCCCTCGCCGATCGCCGGCAAGGCCTGCTCGCCCTACTTCTTCACCACGTCCTACCAGAACGACCAGAACCACGAGGCGATGGGCAAGTATGCCGAGGATGCCGGCTACAAGCGCATGGTCATCATGGCGCCGAACTACCAGGCCGGTAAGGACTCGCTCGCCGGCTTCAAGCGCTACTTCAAGGGCGAAATCGTCGACGAGATGTACACACAGCTCGGCCAGCTCGACTTCTCCTCGGAGCTGACCAAGATCGCAGCGGCCAAGCCGGACGCCGTCTTCGTGTTCATGCCGGGCGGCATGGGCGTCAACCTCGTCAAGCAGTATGCCCAGGCAGGTCTCGCCGGTCAGGTGCCGTTCCTGTCGGCCTTCACCGTCGACGAGACGACGCTGCCGGCGACCCAGGACACCGCACTCGGCCTGCTGTCGGGCGCGCAGTGGGCACCGAACCTCGACAACGAGGCCAACAAGGCCTTCGTCGCTGCCTTCGAAGCGGAATACGGCTACGTTCCGTCCATCTACGCCTCGCAGGGCTATGACGCGGCGCGCCTGATCGACGGCGCCGTGAAGAAGGCCGGCGGCAAGGCCGACAAGGCCAAGCTCATGGCTGCGATGAAGGAAGCTCCCTTCGAGAGCGTGCGCGGCGACTTCAAGTTCAACACCAACCACTTCCCGATCCAGGACGTGTACGTGGTGAAAGCCGTGAAGCGCGACGACGGCAAGTATGCGACCGAGACCGTCGAGATGGTGTTCGACGACAAGATCGACGCCTATGTCGGCGAGTGCGGAATGAACTGA
- a CDS encoding branched-chain amino acid ABC transporter permease: MAPRRSRETLIAAVAFILFALLPPVASAMNDTFFVFFAIRVMVFAIAAVSLSLILGFGALVSFGHAAYLGLGAYSVGILAEHGYWDVTISLPVTLLVCGLFAAVTGAISLKTRGVYFIMITLAFGQMAYYTATSLSAYGGDDGLTIWGRTEIFGASVLGDRTTFYYVVLGMLLLSYVIARVIVASRFGRVLQGAKQSEMRLRAVGIDPYWYRLVAYVIAGMMAGVAGALLANAAEFVSPAYMSWHRSGELIVMVVLGGLGSLAGSIVGAASFLILEEVLAHFTEHWRLIFGPLLVLVVLFGKGGLTAMLGGGRKNG, translated from the coding sequence ATGGCTCCGCGACGTTCCCGCGAAACGCTGATTGCCGCCGTCGCGTTCATCCTGTTCGCGCTGCTGCCGCCGGTGGCCAGCGCAATGAACGACACGTTCTTCGTCTTCTTCGCAATCCGCGTAATGGTGTTCGCCATCGCCGCCGTCAGCCTGTCGCTGATCCTCGGCTTCGGCGCGCTCGTCAGCTTCGGCCATGCCGCCTATCTCGGCCTCGGCGCCTACAGCGTCGGCATTCTCGCCGAGCACGGCTACTGGGACGTGACCATCTCGCTACCCGTCACGTTGCTCGTCTGCGGGCTGTTCGCCGCGGTTACGGGCGCCATCAGCCTGAAGACGCGCGGCGTCTACTTCATCATGATCACCCTCGCCTTCGGACAGATGGCCTATTACACGGCGACCTCGCTGTCGGCCTATGGCGGTGACGACGGGCTGACCATCTGGGGCCGCACCGAGATCTTCGGCGCGTCCGTCCTCGGCGACCGGACGACGTTCTACTATGTCGTCCTCGGCATGCTGCTGCTGAGCTATGTCATCGCACGGGTCATCGTCGCCTCCCGCTTCGGCCGGGTGCTGCAGGGCGCCAAGCAGAGCGAGATGCGGCTGCGGGCCGTCGGCATCGACCCCTACTGGTACCGGCTGGTCGCCTATGTGATTGCCGGCATGATGGCCGGTGTTGCCGGTGCGCTGCTTGCCAATGCGGCCGAGTTCGTGTCGCCGGCCTACATGTCCTGGCATCGGTCGGGCGAGCTCATCGTCATGGTGGTCCTGGGCGGCCTCGGCTCGCTCGCGGGTTCCATCGTCGGAGCCGCAAGCTTCCTCATCCTGGAGGAGGTGCTTGCGCATTTCACCGAACACTGGCGGCTGATCTTCGGCCCGCTTCTCGTGCTGGTCGTGCTGTTCGGCAAGGGCGGCCTGACCGCAATGCTCGGCGGAGGACGCAAGAATGGCTGA
- a CDS encoding MarR family winged helix-turn-helix transcriptional regulator, which produces MDESGNGGMTESGADAAAILLDAETRVHGDDHRAELRLWLRLLTLTNLIESEIRSRLRGEFDVTLPRFDLMAQLEKAPEGLTLGDLSRRMMVSAGNVTGLVERLVQDGLVERRPAPGDRRSALVSLTPEGRSGFEAMAHAHGDWIGDLFADLSDADIDDLMRLLGRAKTSARTAADPTRTTTSTDKEPSNG; this is translated from the coding sequence ATGGATGAGAGCGGAAATGGCGGCATGACGGAGAGTGGGGCGGACGCCGCCGCGATCCTGCTCGACGCGGAAACCCGCGTGCACGGCGACGACCATCGTGCGGAGCTGCGCCTCTGGCTGCGCCTGCTGACGCTGACGAACCTGATCGAAAGCGAGATCCGCTCGCGGCTGCGCGGTGAGTTCGACGTGACGCTGCCGCGTTTCGACCTGATGGCGCAGCTGGAAAAGGCGCCCGAGGGGCTGACCCTTGGCGATCTGTCCCGGCGCATGATGGTCTCGGCCGGCAATGTCACGGGCCTTGTCGAGCGTCTCGTCCAGGACGGGCTTGTCGAGCGCCGCCCGGCGCCGGGAGACCGGCGTTCGGCTCTCGTCAGCCTGACGCCGGAAGGGCGCTCCGGCTTCGAGGCGATGGCGCATGCCCATGGCGACTGGATCGGCGACCTGTTCGCGGATCTTTCCGATGCCGACATCGACGACCTGATGCGCCTGTTGGGACGGGCGAAGACATCGGCACGCACTGCCGCCGACCCGACACGCACAACGACTTCCACCGACAAGGAGCCGTCCAATGGCTGA